From Asterias rubens chromosome 3, eAstRub1.3, whole genome shotgun sequence, the proteins below share one genomic window:
- the LOC117287783 gene encoding cathepsin L1-like, with the protein MIRALVVCALVVAACSLPFVDKFDRSYDEDWELYKKVHNKKYTLLGEEVKRRSVWEANLDIINRHNLEHDLGNHTFRLGMNVYGDLTNEEFVARMNGFKQRKDAPQSLRTFVAPYMKLPDTVDWRQKGYVTPVKNQEQCGSCWAFSATGSLEGQMFNKTGVLPDLSEQNLVDCSYVQGDDGCNGGLMDDAFKYVKKNGLDKETCYPYKAKDENTCYFKDTADCIAAHCTGFVDIEAGNEKQLKAASATVGPISVAIDASHSSFQLYTEGVYSEPECSSSELDHGVLVVGYGVDADSGNAYWLVKNSWGETWGMNGYIKMSRNADNQCGIATSASYPLV; encoded by the exons ATGATCCGAGCTTTAGTAGTCTGTGCCCTTGTTGTGGCTGCATGCAGTTTACCGTTTGTAGATAAATTTGACAGAAGTTATGATGAAGATTGGGAACTATACAAGAAG gTTCACAATAAGAAATACACACTTCTAGGTGAAGAAGTGAAGAGACGTTCAGTATGGGAAGCCAATTTGGACATCATCAACAGACATAATCTCGAGCATGATTTGGGAAACCACACATTCAGACTCGGCATGAACGTCTATGGTGACTTG aCAAATGAAGAGTTTGTCGCACGTATGAATGGTTTCAAACAACGTAAAGATGCCCCACAGTCTCTCAGGACCTTTGTGGCACCATACATGAAATTGCCCGACACTGTAGACTGGAGACAGAAGGGATACGTTACTCCAGTCAAGAACCAG GAACAATGTGGATCGTGCTGGGCATTCAGTGCTACTGGCTCCCTGGAAGGACAGATGTTCAACAAGACAGGCGTCCTGCCAGATCTTAGCGAGCAGAATCTTGTAGACTGCTCTTACGTACAGGGAGATGATGGATGCAATGGTGGCCTCATGGATGATGCCTTTAAGTACGTCAAGAAGAACGGTCTGGATAAGGAGACTTGCTACCCTTACAAAGCTAAG GATGAAAATACATGCTACTTCAAAGACACCGCAGACTGCATTGCTGCTCATTGCACAGGGTTTGTTGACATTGAAGCTGGTAATGAAAAACAATTGAAGGCAGCTTCTGCCACCGTAGGACCAATCTCAGTCGCTATCGATGCTAGCCACTCATCATTCCAACTTTACACTGAAG GTGTATACTCTGAACCAGAATGCAGTAGCTCAGAGCTTGATCATGGTGTATTGGTCGTTGGGTATGGAGTTGATGCTGACAGCGGTAACGCCTACTGGCTCGTTAAGAACAG CTGGGGAGAGACATGGGGAATGAATGGTTACATCAAGATGTCAAGGAATGCCGACAACCAGTGCGGTATTGCAACATCGGCAAGCTACCCTTTGGTATAA
- the LOC117288160 gene encoding cytochrome P450 2J6-like, with protein sequence MVFLQYVFSLLTVKSVIVGLMALFIATRTYRRPRNIPPGPTGWPLLGYLLNLILAGDEYKNLTRLAKTYGPVFSMNLGGTLVVVVNSFASIKEALSHPNTASRPPTSFSKKIAHDPDALGVLSASGDSWSQQRKFSLTVLRGFGVGKSSFEVSVATEAGCLLEAIKEHGDNPFNPTHLISNAVSNVICSVTLGKRFDYCDPKFQKMLKLLNRNFELLSGGGAYSYLPIMDNLSFTSTYKEVETNVLLMVAFIRECIEEHRRVLDFDNPKDFIDVFLTDIYEKETKNVQSHITADNMLLTTFELFAAGTETTASTLRWALLYMMAYPEVQARVQRELDDAVGRDRLPNMADKPQLPYTEATILEVQRLASIVSLAITHMLSKDTSLLGYDIPKGTLLIANLWAVSRDPSIWSDPEKLIPERFLDEAGSLKPREEHLPFSTGRRVCLGEQLAKMELFIFFSHLLHQFSFKKPDDSQPLSFEAINGLTLTPTPFEVRAIPRE encoded by the exons ATGGTATTCCTACAATACGTATTTAGCTTATTGACCGTCAAGTCAGTGATAGTCGGGTTAATGGCTCTCTTCATAGCTACACGGACTTACCGAAGACCGAGGAACATTCCTCCCGGTCCGACTGGATGGCCCCTTCTTGGCTACCTCCTAAATCTCATCTTGGCCGGGGACGAGTACAAGAACTTAACCCGACTGGCTAAGACCTACGGACCGGTGTTTAGTATGAATCTAGGTGGTACATTGGTGGTGGTCGTCAACAGCTTCGCTTCCATCAAGGAGGCTCTGAGTCACCCTAACACCGCATCCCGTCCACCCACAAGCTTCTCCAAGAAAATCGCACACGATCCTGACGCTTTAG GTGTATTATCGGCCTCTGGTGACAGCTGGTCTCAGCAGAGAAAGTTTTCTCTGACTGTCTTGAGAGGGTTCGGTGTGGGTAAGTCTAGTTTTGAAGTCTCCGTCGCTACTGAAGCAGGATGTCTTCTCGAAGCCATCAAAGAGCACGGGGACAATCCTTTCAATCCAACCCATCTGATAAGCAACGCTGTTTCGAATGTCATCTGCTCCGTTACCCTGGGTAAAAGATTCGACTACTGTGATCCAAAGTTTCAGAAGATGCTTAAGTTGTTGAATCGTAACTTTGAACTCTTGTCTGGTGGTGGAGCTTATTCATATCTCCCAATTATGGACAATTTGTCATTCACCTCGACATACAAAGAAGTGGAAACTAATGTGCTTCTGATGGTAGCGTTTATCAGGGAATGCATTGAGGAGCACCGTAGAGTTTTGGACTTCGACAATCCCAAAGATTTCATCGACGTTTTCCTCACAGACATCTACGAAAAAGAGACAAAGAATGTCCAGAGTCACATCACTGCTGACAACATGTTACTGACTACATTTGAGCTCTTTGCAGCTGGAACGGAGACTACGGCATCCACCCTCCGTTGGGCGTTACTGTACATGATGGCCTACCCTGAGGTACAAGCCAGGGTTCAGAGGGAGCTCGACGATGCAGTAGGTAGAGACCGTTTACCCAACATGGCGGACAAACCTCAGCTGCCATACACAGAGGCGACCATCCTGGAGGTGCAGCGTCTGGCGTCCATCGTGTCCCTCGCAATTACTCATATGCTCTCAAAAGATACCAGCCTACTTGGCTACGACATTCCAAAGGGGACATTGCTCATTGCTAATCTTTGGGCCGTCAGCCGAGATCCATCCATCTGGTCCGATCCAGAAAAATTGATTCCGGAGAGATTTCTTGACGAAGCTGGTTCTTTGAAGCCGAGGGAGGAGCATCTTCCGTTTAGTACAG GTCGCCGGGTGTGTCTTGGGGAGCAGCTTGCAAAGATGGAGCTGTTCATCTTCTTCTCACATTTACTGCATCAGTTTTCTTTCAAGAAACCGGATGATTCCCAACCATTATCTTTCGAGGCTATCAACGGGCTCACGTTGACTCCGACTCCATTCGAAGTTCGTGCGATTCCTAGAGAGTAA